In Corylus avellana chromosome ca2, CavTom2PMs-1.0, the following proteins share a genomic window:
- the LOC132169671 gene encoding aspartic proteinase nepenthesin-2-like, giving the protein MVSSSPFPPRPSSYSSANTTTTQSTFMSVVISPRPVGVGVYFIQIEALYSTHSLPLPYQWFRPVLLLNNNAGGDNIGLVFDTLTSTSLSVVPCDSAACNHLGCNNSQCQYKVDYMDGSFTKGVLVLEKLMFGGIGVLDVFFGCMHSNHGLVTRADGLRGGPLSLLTQLRLHGLVDIFNYCLSQGMVFGSPGWLNFSLPGALLHAGTASPCPPTQTHRPFIMSASWA; this is encoded by the exons ATGGTCTCCTCCTCCCCTTTCCCTCCCAGGCCCTCCTCATACTCATCAGCAAACACAACCACCACCCAATCCACTTTCATGTCTGTGGTGATTTCCCCTCGACCAGTTGGAGTTGGAgtatattttattcaaatagaG GCTTTGTATTCGACCCATTCACTTCCACTTCCTTATCAGTGGTTTCGGCCAGTACTACTGCTCAATAACAATGCTGGTGGTGATAATATTG GTCTTGTATTCGACACACTCACTTCCACTTCCTTATCAGTGGTGCCTTGTGATTCTGCAGCCTGTAATCACCTTGGTTGCAACAACAGTCAGTGTCAGTACAAGGTGGACTACATGGATGGATCCTTCACGAAAGGCGTGCTTGTACTCGAAAAACTCATGTTTGGAGGCATTGGTGTTCTGGATGTGTTTTTTGGGTGCATGCACTCAAATCATGGCTTGGTGACTAGAGCCGATGGCCTTCGAGGTGGGCCATTGTCATTGCTAACTCAGCTTCGGCTACATGGATTGGTTGACATCTTCAACTATTGCTTGTCGCAAGGTATGGTTTTTGGGTCACCAGGTTGGTTGAATTTCAGCCTTCCAGGTGCATTGCTACATGCGGGAACCGCATCCCCTTGCCCCCCAACCCAAACACACCGACCTTTTATTATGTCGGCCTCTTGGGCATAG